One window of the Cryptomeria japonica chromosome 7, Sugi_1.0, whole genome shotgun sequence genome contains the following:
- the LOC131039934 gene encoding SKP1-like protein 12 produces MAKECKVRLKSSDDTIFEVEYAVAMQSQMLKNALSDTGTDGTVPLHNISSEIMAKVVEYCAYHVNAANTISEKDVKMWDQEFVKDLDQATLFNLIMATQYLVIHNLQDLICQTVADRIKDKSAEEVREIFNIQNDLTPEEEEEIRHENQWAFEEEGWPEVQEEVRREG; encoded by the coding sequence ATGGCGAAGGAATGTAAGGTGAGATTGAAGAGTTCGGATGACACTATTTTTGAGGTAGAGTATGCCGTAGCCATGCAGTCGCAGATGTTAAAGAACGCTCTGAGTGACACCGGCACGGACGGCACCGTGCCTTTGCACAACATTTCCAGTGAAATAATGGCGAAGGTGGTCGAGTACTGCGCATATCATGTTAATGCCGCCAACACCATCTCGGAGAAGGATGTGAAGATGTGGGATCAGGAGTTCGTGAAGGACCTTGATCAAGCAACCCTTTTTAATCTCATCATGGCCACCCAGTACCTGGTTATACACAATCTTCAAGATTTAATATGCCAAACTGTAGCAGACAGGATTAAGGATAAAAGCGCAGAAGAGGTCAGAGAGATATTTAACATACAAAATGACTTGACtcctgaagaggaggaagaaatcaGGCATGAAAATCAATGGGCGTTTGAGGAAGAAGGCTGGCCTGAAGTTCAGGAAGAAGTCAGGCGTGAAGGTTGA